The genomic DNA CGGCGTGGTGGCGCGCATGGCCGGGCGGGTGGCGGTCATGTACGCGGGCAAGGTGGTGGAGCTGTGCGACGTGGGGCCGCTCTTCGCCAAACCGCTGCATCCCTATACCCAGGGGCTGCTCGCCTCGGTCCCGGTGCTGGGCGACCGCACCGAGCTGAACCCCATCCCCGGCATCGTGCCCGGCATCTTCGACCTGCCCGAGGGGTGCCGCTTCCGGCCGCGCTGCCAACGCGCCTTTGACCGCTGCACGACCCTGCCGCCGCTCCTGGAGGCCGAGCCGGGCCGTCAGGTGCGCTGCTGGCTCTACGAATAGGAGGACGCCGCCATTTCCGCCTTTCTCCAACTCATCGATGTGGGCAAGCATTTCAAGGTCACCAGCGGCCTGCTGGGGCTGAAGACCGACCTGGTGCGCGCCGTGGACGGCGTCAGCCTGACCGTCAACCGGGGCGAAACCCTTGGGCTGGTGGGCGAATCGGGCTGCGGCAAGTCCACCCTGGCCAAATGCGTCATGGGCCTCGACTCCCTGAGCGCGGGCCGCATCGTCTTCCAGGGCCGCGACGTGGCCGACTGGCCCGAGAAGGAACTGCGCCGCAAGATGCAGATGATCTTCCAGGACCCCTACTCGTCCCTCAACCCGCGCCAGAAGATCGGCTCCATCATCCGCGAAGGGCTGGACATCCACGCCATCGGCACCAGGGCGCAGCGGCGCGCCAGGGTGGAGGAACTGCTGGGCCTCGTGGGCCTGCGACCGGAACACGGCTCACGCTACCCCCACGAATTCTCCGGTGGCCAGCGCCAGCGCGTGGCCGTGGCCCGGACCCTGGCTCTGAACCCGGATCTGATCGTCTGCGACGAGCCTGTCTCGGCGCTCGATGTTTCGGTCCAGGCCCAGATTCTGCGGCTGCTCAAGTCCCTACAGACCCGGCTCGACCTGACCTACGTCTTCATCTCCCATGATCTGTCCGTGGTCAGCCACATCGCGGACCGGGTGGCTGTCATGTACCTGGGCCGGATCATGGAATTCGCCCCGGCGGCGACCCTGTTCGCCACGCCCAGGCACCCCTACACCGAGGCCCTGCTCTCCGCCGTGCTCACGCCCGATCCCACGCGCCGGACCGAGCGCATCCCCCTGCACGGCGAACTGCCGAGCCCCATGAACCCGCCCGATGGCTGCCCCTTCCACCCCCGCTGTCCCAAGGCGTTCGACCGCTGCCCCAAGGAGCGGCCCGAACTCCGGGAAGTGGCCCCCGACGTCCAGGTGGCCTGCTGGCTCTCTTGACGGGTCTGTCATGCCCCGATGATGCGCCAACTGTACCTGTACACGGTCAGGCCGAGGGGCTATCATCCACACTTGATTCTGCAAGACACTGCATTCATGCATTTATTTCTTAAACCTAAAGTTCAACTTTAAGATTTCTCGGAGCCTGCCATGATCACACGGGACAATGCCCTGGCCCTGCTCAAGGCCAAGAACGACGAGACAAACCTCATCCACCACGCCCTGGAATCCGAGGCGGTCATGCGCGGGCTGGCCCGCAGGCTGGCCCGCGACGAAGAGCTGTGGGGAGTGACCGGACTGCTGCACGACCTGGACTATGCGGCCACCCGCGACAACCACGTCCGGCACGGGCTCGACACCGTGGACATGCTTCAGGACAAGCTGCCGCAGGAAGCGCTGGACGCCATCCGCCGCCACGCCTCGGAGCTGAACGGGGCCGAGGGGCCGCAGACCGAGCTGGACCACGCCCTGCGCTGCGGCGAGACCGTCACCGGCATGGTCCACGCGGGTGCCCTGGTCAGGCCCACCAGGATCGACGGCATGCAGCCCAAGAGCCTGAAAAAGAAAATGAAGGACAAGGCGTTCGCGGCCAGCGTCAACCGCGAGTGCATCCGCGAATGCGAGCGCATCGGCCTTGAACTTGGCGAGTTCCTTCAGGTGGCCATCGACGCCATCACCGATATCGCGCCCCAGGTGGGCCTCGGGCCCACTATGGATCAATAGTCGGGCCTCGGGCCCACTATGGATCAAGAGTCGGGCCTTGCGCCCCCCATGGATCAAGAGTCGGGTCTCGCGCCAGAAATCCAACCATAGGCTGCGGACAACGTCCTGCGCCGCGAGCATCCCGTGGTTGCGCGATCACCGTCTTTGTACTACGCCAGAGTGTCCTGACGGCAACCCTCCCGGCCTCCGGGAGACAGCGGAGCAGACATGGCGGCAATAGACGAATCCCTGGCCCTGGGCGACTCGCTCATCCACAGCACGGACCCCAGGGTCCGGCTGGTGTGCGCCGTGCTCATCACCGTGACCACCGCCCTGGTCCGATCGCTCCCCCCGGCCCTGACCGCCCTGGCCGCCGGGGGTGCGCTGACGCTCCTGGCCGGGCTGCCGCTCCGGGTCGTGCTCCGGCGGCTGGCCGTGGTCAACGCGTTCATCGTCTTCCTGTGGCTCTTCCTGCCCTTTTCCGGACCATTGAACGCACACGACGAGATCCTCCTGCGCCTGGGGCCGCTCACGGCCACCCGCGCGGGCGTGGACCTCGCCCTGCTGATCACGGTCAAGTCCAACGCCATTGTCCTGGCCCTGATCGCCCTCATGGCCACCATCCCGGTGCAGGACCTCGGCCCGGCCATGCAGCGGCTCCGTGTGCCGGACAAGCTCTGCCACATCCTGCTCTTCACCTACCGCTACATCTTCGTCATCCACCAGGAATACCGGACCATGCGCCGGGCCATGGCCGCGCGCGGCTTTGCGCCCCGAACCGACCGCCACACCTACCGCGCCTTTGCCTGGCTGGTGGGCATGCTGCTGGTCAAAAGCTGGGACAGGGCCGAGCGCGTGCACCACGCCATGCGCTGCCGGGGCTTCCGGGGCCGCTTCTATTCCCTGGCCCGGTTCAGCGCGACGCGTCGCGACATCCTCTTTCTCGCAGGCTGCGCCGCCCTGACAGCGGCCATCCTGTGGCTCGAAATCACCCGCAGGGGGCCTGCATGACCCATCACGCCGTCATCGAACTCAAAGACATCGAATACGCCTTTCCAGACAGGGGCAACTGCCTGTCAGGACTGAATTTCCACCTGCACCAAGGGGAGCGGATCGGACTCTTCGGCCCCAACGGCGCGGGCAAGACCACCATGCTCCACATCCTCATGGGGCTGATCAGGCCGGATCGCGGCGAGGTGCGCCTCTTTGGCAGGACCATGGCCGACGGGCGGTCCTTTGACGAGGCGCGCCTGCGCATCGGATTCCTGTTCCAGCACTCGGA from Pseudodesulfovibrio aespoeensis Aspo-2 includes the following:
- a CDS encoding HDIG domain-containing metalloprotein, whose protein sequence is MITRDNALALLKAKNDETNLIHHALESEAVMRGLARRLARDEELWGVTGLLHDLDYAATRDNHVRHGLDTVDMLQDKLPQEALDAIRRHASELNGAEGPQTELDHALRCGETVTGMVHAGALVRPTRIDGMQPKSLKKKMKDKAFAASVNRECIRECERIGLELGEFLQVAIDAITDIAPQVGLGPTMDQ
- a CDS encoding ABC transporter ATP-binding protein gives rise to the protein MSAFLQLIDVGKHFKVTSGLLGLKTDLVRAVDGVSLTVNRGETLGLVGESGCGKSTLAKCVMGLDSLSAGRIVFQGRDVADWPEKELRRKMQMIFQDPYSSLNPRQKIGSIIREGLDIHAIGTRAQRRARVEELLGLVGLRPEHGSRYPHEFSGGQRQRVAVARTLALNPDLIVCDEPVSALDVSVQAQILRLLKSLQTRLDLTYVFISHDLSVVSHIADRVAVMYLGRIMEFAPAATLFATPRHPYTEALLSAVLTPDPTRRTERIPLHGELPSPMNPPDGCPFHPRCPKAFDRCPKERPELREVAPDVQVACWLS
- the cbiQ gene encoding cobalt ECF transporter T component CbiQ, encoding MAAIDESLALGDSLIHSTDPRVRLVCAVLITVTTALVRSLPPALTALAAGGALTLLAGLPLRVVLRRLAVVNAFIVFLWLFLPFSGPLNAHDEILLRLGPLTATRAGVDLALLITVKSNAIVLALIALMATIPVQDLGPAMQRLRVPDKLCHILLFTYRYIFVIHQEYRTMRRAMAARGFAPRTDRHTYRAFAWLVGMLLVKSWDRAERVHHAMRCRGFRGRFYSLARFSATRRDILFLAGCAALTAAILWLEITRRGPA